The sequence atacaatcaatcaacgaacatatgaaaaaaatgttcatcatctctagcaattagaaaaatgcaaattaaaactacagtgagattacATCTCACTCCCTTCCAAAccacaattatcaagaattcaagtaacaataaatgaggatgtgggggaagaggtacactcatacattgctagtgggactgcaaattggtgcaaccactctggaaagcagtatgaagcttcctcagaaaacttggaatggaaccaccatttgaaccagctattccactcctcagtttatatccaaagggcttaaaatcagcagactacagtgacacagccacatcaatgtttatagcaacttaattcacaatagctaaactatggaaccaacctagatgcccttcaacagatcaatggataatgaaaatgtggtttatatacacaatggaattttactcagccttaaagaagaatgaaattatggcatttgctggtaaatggatggagctggagaatatgctaagtgaaataagccaatcccaaaaaaccaaaagctgaatgttttctctgataagcagatgctgatccatactGGGGAAGTTGGGGGCCGgaagtgaagaatgaaggaactttggattgggcagaggagagtgaggggaaaggagagggtaTGGGgctgggaaggatggtggaatgtgacggacattattaccctatatacatgtatgattaaactACCGGTATGACTatgcatcatgtacagccagaggaatgagaagttgtgttccatttgtgtacaatgtatcaaaatgcattctagtgtcatgtataactaattagaatgaattttaaaaatttaaaaattaaaattaaaaaaaattgtgtgtttaCCTGCTGATGCTAAGATGGTACAGTGCAAAGCATGTTTTAAGGCCTCTAGTCTTTCACTTTCATGGACTATTGTCTTGTAAGAAAGCTCATTGTATCTCTGTGCAGcttcaatgaattttcttctataatcaaGAACACGTGCATAGCATACCTATAGAGAGGGAAAATGTTTCAATTAGGggcaaaattaaaaagcaaaagcaataaagaatgacacacatacacaaaaagaatttctaaaatataaaagcacTAATCAGATGATCTGAACATCTCAGTATGGTATGATTCTCCAATACAAAATTAATTCCAAATCAGTTTATCTGTTACCTTATAATGTATCTGTAACTGTTCATTAGTTGATTCATTCTGAAGCAATGATGCCCGATTTATGTAAGCCTCAGCCTGGACAGGATCATCATCCTCCAGATAGAGCCTAGCAATCTTCAGGTAAGTCTCCAGTTTATAATCTACATTGTACTGTCTAGAACAtatcagaaaaatacagaatgactcagtattttgtaaagaaattttttaagaataataaaaaacattatttttcctttcatatatatatatatatatatatatactgttaaTATAAGGAAATCAAACTTTTTATgctttatattaaaagaaaacttaaaaatgttttatcatcATTGATCACATTATATTTCAGCTGCTTATAATTCTTAGCTAATCTCATAAACCAAAGATCTTTAAAGAACAACTGCCAATTCTGGGGCATATCATATACCTAGTGGTCTATACTTGGCATAACTTTCCTAGAGAACAATTTTGGCAATAAGCTCTCCAACCTTTAATCCTTTAAATTATATATGCCCTTAACCCACTATATTTTACCTCCAGAAAATAAATCCTAAGAAGATAATCAAACCCACATATTTATGTACAAGGATATTCATTTGTACagttatttataaatatctgtaattgaaaagaaatggaaatcaccTATTATGGTATTTATGGTACTCAAGTTGTAGTACATAAAAAGGTAGAATACTTTTATAATGTAAATACAGTTATAATACTCTGTGATTATAGTCACCATATGCTTTCTGCTAAATGACAGTATATAAAACACCAttaaagtgtatgtgtgtgtatatatatattatatatatatatatataaaatcatacatatacacacacatatcaaaaAAATAACAGCAATTATGGTGGCTGGTAAGATTATaggtagttttcattttcttctttatcctaCTGGTCACATTTTATGCAGAGAATGTATAACTGAAGACCTCACATACTTCAAAATTCACAAAATTCAAGATTAATCTTCATGGAAAATTTATCCTTTCTATGGACCAGTAAAAGTGCTTATATACTATGTGACAAGAATAGAGTTTATAATTCATTTGGTTTCAGTTTTGAAACTAattacttttttgatttttatgtggagggaggaggggtagaATGTGAGAGGAGGaatttatataaattcaaatttttgtttaagccatttattattattttgtacaatCTTTCACTTCACAACTCAAGTTTATATGAATTGCTATACACAGCTCACACTTGTttgaattttccaattttctgcCAAGTGTATCTATTATATCTATTACTTTCAAAATCAGAATGaatggtttttaaagaaaaaaatttccaagctGGGTGCGGTgttgcatacctataattccagcaacttaggaggctgagacggggCAAGTTTGAcacctgcctcagcaacttagcaagactgtctcaaaataaaaaataaaaaggctcaatggctcagtggttaagtgcccctgggttaaatctttagtaccaaagaaaagaaaaacgttTTCATTTATCCAGTCTACATTCTTGTCCCTTAATTTCACAATTCCTATCCCCATCCACAGTTACAGCTGATGACTCTGATTTTGACTTCactaagaaaactgaagcaaagaGTACTTGCACAAACTCCACTACATCAATAACAATTGCATCCATCTACTCTGTGTCCCCAGCTGTTACTGTCATCACTGGAAGGCAATTTTGCCACCAGGGAACATGTGGCAATGTCTACAGACACTTTGATTGTCACTAGAGATAGTAGTGCTATTGGCATCTAGGGAGTAGAGGGCCAGATGCTTCAAAACATTTTGCAGCATACAGGACAGCCTCCACAATGAAGGATTATCCAATCTAAAATGCCAATAGTGCTGAGTTAGAGAAACACTGACTTGATGAACTACCTATGCCCCCATGTGAACCCATTCCTCTATTAAGATTCCCTTTCCCTCTTGGCTATTTCTGCAAGAACCTTCCCCCAACTCCTCGATATCAAATTTTTTACTTTCTACTcgatcataaaagaaaaaaattacctcttAGCCTAACCTGCACTATTATCTTCTACCCtacttctttgcttcctttttgaAAACTACCACAGAGTAGCCCTACTCTCTCTctaattcttcttttccattctctctttgTGTGAGGGGGGCAGGGtagagtgggggtggggatttaactcaggggcactctaccactgagcaacacccctggccctttttaattttttttttttttttatttggagacagggttttgctaagttgccaaggctggctctTAGGTCAAACTGTACATCTCGAGTTCTACCATTCTCTCTTAGACAATTTCAGGCTTTCACTTTTGTCAAGGTCACCAGTGGTTTCCACATTACTAATGCCAATGGTTAACCCTCACTCCTCAACACCATATCTGAATACTTGCTCCTTCTTGACACAGATTCCTGATTTGGCTTCTAAGACAGCACACTCCATTCTTCTTATCCCAATGGTCAATCCTCATTTACTACTTCTTCCCTGACCCTGATCTCTTACTGTTGGAGAGCACCAGGCCTCAGTACTcagtccttttctctttttacattcCCTCTCAGGGATTTCATCCAATCTAAAGGCTATAAAATCCATCTATACATCAGTTACTACCAAATGTATACCTCTAGCCCATACCTCTCTTCTAAATTCTAAACTAATATATTCAACTCCATACTAGATATTTCCATTTAGCTATCACATGTCCAATATGTAACTCTTCATCTTTTCATAAACCTATTCTTCCCCACTCAGAAGATGGCAACTCCATCTTTCCAAATACTCAGGTCAAAAATCAAGGCTGATTTTGACTCTGTTTTGCACATTCCACATCCAAGTCACCAGGAAATTCACATTCTATCTTAAAAACACATCCAGAATCCAAcatttcttagaatttccatctcATCTGTAGTAGAACATAATCCTCTTaactaatatttttactttgatcACTGCTTGCCTACAATTTATTTCTCAACTCAATAGCCAGagtgattctttaaaatataagttgGACATGACACTCTTCTGTTTAAAATCTTCTAATGGTTCCCCCACCTTTCACTTAGAGCCAGTGCTTTACAATGGCCTATAAGATCCCACATAATCTAGTCACCAGTACTCTCTGATCTCATCCCCTATCTCTCTACCCTTTGTTTACTAAACTCTACCCACACTGGTTtccttgctcttctttttttttttttttttttttttttttttgcggtgctggaaatcaaacccaggcagggccctgtgcttccaaggcaagcactctatcgactgagctatctccccagccctccttgcTCTTCTTAAGAAAATACTTCAAGCAATCTCCCACCCTTAGGGTCTTTATACTAACCACCACTTCCAAGAGTAGATGGTGATTCATTTCCCTCAGATTGCTCATAGACACTCTTTTATCTCCTTCAAGTCTTTGAGAAAGTGACATCAGAATCAACACACTATCTCAATCACCTATTTAATGATACATACAACCTGCCCCCACTTAATccccttatttttcatttttccatagcATTTATCACATTCTAAcatactataaaaattttttattaaattgtctGTTTTCTGCACTAGAATGTAAGAAAAAGTATAAGCAaacaattgtatatatattcttCCAATATCCACTATTTACTATACTTTTGTCCTGTTTCCAAAGGAATTCCCACCAACACTTGGGCTGCATTTCTCCAGTCTTCTTCTTTCTCATATATAGATGCAAGATGCTGTCTTATGGAAGCAACCTGGAACAGTAGGTACAcatgttaaattattttagctGACATTAGTAACTAATCAAACAGATGATAAGTTACTGTGACAATGCTGTCATTCAACATATTAAGATGACAAGTAAGGGTAAAAACCACCcaaaattttcaatgaattttgCATTCACAGAATATCAAATAGTGAGCTAAAATAACACACTTCTGCAACTAAATTAAggcaatattttaatttaaatgttaaacttTGCTCTTATGTTACTACATACATGATGCTGGAATTTTCCTGCTTTGGGTCTAATAAgtttatggattttaaaaattatctaaagaGCAATATTTGGttcataaaatcaaatattaatacATGAGCAAATATCAGCTGGAGTTACAACATCCtaatatttttttgattttgcATTATGAAATGTTTGGCACACTGTTttgtcaaaaatgaaaacaaatgattaCCTCCTTTAAGAATTTAGTAAcaccaaattttaaaagcaatttcttCTATCTCAAGTTCAAACACCACTGCTATAGATTTTTACCTGCTCCTCAAATGAAATGACTCTAGGCTGGATCTTTTCCAAGGTGAAATGATAGATTTCTTTGGCTGTGCTATCAGGCAGGTTAGGGAGATGTGTGCAGAAATCAGTCAGCAACTGTCTTGAGATTACAAGACTGACATTCTCATTTAccacttgttttaaaaaataagagataaaaaaaagagtaatttataaattttcattaagtAATCAATCTTTCCTTAAAATTAATACTAAAACAAATATATGTTAGGGCAGCCTTCAATGCATTATTCAGGGATCTCCATACCCTTATATTATACAATCAGTTTTCCTTATGCTGAATTACTTGATTATAAAATGACTACACCCAAACAGTAAAAATATCATGACTATTCAAAGAAACAGATATGGTTGAAAGAAGTTTTGTTTGGTAATTGagaattttattctcttcctttttcttatttttctacaacACAAAGGCACAGAAACACTCATATTTTTAATGGATGTACTTATAGTACACTTAGCTTAAAAACgttaaagaaaacataataattttcatgaaatttaaataaagcaAGTATTGCAGTAAACAAGTAAActtgtattttccaaataaaaacaacaaataagaacTTTAGTCAGCATTAGATGTATCAACATCATAAATACTTATGAGATTGAAGTCACACTGCTTCTACCACTCCCAATTATATAACCTCAGAAACTcctctgtgcttctgttttctcatctgcaagaTGAGGACAATATCATCTACCTACTTCATGAAGCTTAAATTCAATAATATACAAAAAGCACTTTGATACCTGGCACACTATATTTAACAAATGttaattactattaatattattattatatttttgttttgtggtactgagggttgaacccagggccaggcccatgctaggcaagggttctactattaagttacatccccagacctattatatttttcaaatgcatCATGCTTGTGAACCACTGCTTAAATAATCCAAATCTTACACCAGCAGTTACTGTGAAAATAAATGATGATTCCCAAGTGTTCAGATGATATAAATGATTTTAACAGTAGCCTATTTTTCTTGGAGGAATCAATTTAGTCAAAGTTTATGTAAAGattaaagtttataaaaagcATTATTCTTTTACAACTATCATGCAGTGTTCTCAATAAAGTTACTCCAAACAGTTTTCTGAAATCATTGACAGTTTTTCTCACATTGCAGGCTCTGATTTTTTGAGGCAGTAACTTACAGGACTTATAATTATTTAGCTTACAAGATATTAACTGGAATTCAATATTAGGTAATACTGGATGTGACTTAAAACAATTGCCACTAGGCATTTATAACAGAAATTGCTACACAAATTAGTATGACTCAGGGAAATATAAGTAAATGAGTACTGAAAGTCAGAAAACCTAGTTTCTTGTCTGGGCTCTATTGTCCTCAGGAACAAAAAAATATCACTTAATCCTGAGATTCATTTTACAATATACACAGAATATCTATACCTATACTGTCTAGTCACAGGGTTATTAAAAGgactgtagggctggggagatagctcagtcggtagagtgcttgccttgcaagcacaaggccctgagttcgatccccagcacccaaaaaacaaacaaacaaaaaaaaaaaaggactgtatGTGATGGACAAAGTAAGTGAAAACATACTGTGAACTATAAAGTACCATCAAGTACTATTAATATTGGTAAGTCATAAATTCCAGCCTCAGTTTTGAGTAATTTTCAAGATAACTCGATATGTTTGAAGTTAGGGAGTAGGGAAAAGTATCTCAAAGAATGGAAATTTCTAGTTTCTAATTCAAAAGGACATTCCTAACATTAATAAATAACATCTAACACACAAGACTTACTGCTTGTTAGGTactattctaagcactttattatgtttattaactTCTTTAATCTCCCAACAATTATACAAGGATAAGCATCACACACtcatttttgaggaaaaggaGGCACAAAAAAGCTAAATAACTTATTCAAGATCATAAAATAGCACACCAGAATTTTAAACCAAACCATTCTCTTTACATTACGTTATACTGTCTTTCATCAGGTACTATATCAAAAACTACACAAACCTTCAATGAGATTGTAATTCAGAATATAATTCACTGAACAATAAACAAGTTGTAAACAGTTTCAATTTTAGAATCAATATCAATGCATATTTAATATGGATACTTTGATATAAACAAGGtttgaaaaagttttaaagtacTAGCTCAAAAATACAAGGCAAAATTGAATTTCCATTCCACTTACTTGCTTCCACAAAAGCTTTCAGAGCTTCTAGTTGTTCTGCACCAGTTAGCTGAATGGCTTTTTCCAGAATCTGACGATACCTAAagtaatatcaaataaaaataatatccacAGGTTACTATGTTTTCTAACACAAACTTTgagatatatttattcatttctaatgCTAACTTTGAtgtgtgtttattcatttctatttatacTGATTCTTTCATGGTGATCTAATTTGTGACATTCTTTATAGtatgtcaggtttttttttaatttccagccCAACACAATAAATACTAAATCTATAATTCTGAGATGTCAATTCTAGATTTTAGTACAATATATCAGACTTTGAAAGTTTTTAAGTCCATCAAAAGACTaaatctaggggctggggagattagttcagtcggcagagtgcttgccttgtaagctcaaagccctgggttcgatccccagcgcacacacacacacacacacacacacacacaaaaagactaAATCTATAATTCTATGTTATTAACTCTAAGGGACCATTTTTTCTTGAAAGTTTTAGTTTTGAATTCAAACTAGAAAGtcagtttcaattttcttaaaagataaacTAGCTGGGCATGATGccacatgcctattatcccagtcattcaggaggatcacaagtttgaagttagCCTGggtaactcagtaagactctatctcaaaatcttaaaatagggctggggttatggttcaggggtagagcgctcacctagcatgtgtgaggcactgggttcaattctcagtcccacatacaaataaatgaataaaataaaggtctattgatacctaaaaaaatattttaaaaaaatcttgggctagggagatagctcagttggtgaagtgcttgccttacaagcacagggccctgggttcgatccccagcactgcaaaaaaaaaaaaaaaaaaaaaaaaaaaaaaaatcttaaaataaatataaaaatgggacaaggatgtagctcagtggtagaagcttgaggcccttggtttgatcacaatatcaaaaagaaaaagataagctATATTTTCCTTCAACTGTGTATGACATAGATATATTATTTGAAGTCATACAGAACCTTTCTCTCTTGTGGACCTAATGAATTTGGATCACCAACAATAGGATATTATTGTCCAGACCAATTGAGGACATAATGACAAAGGACTACAATCCCAGCTATTAGAAGACTGAGGCTGGAAGATTGTAATTGTCCAGGCCAGAATGGACAATTTAGTATGACCATCTCCAAATTTAACAAATTAACAAGGGTTGCTGatagatacacacatacaaatacagcacatacaaattaaaatttttcatatatcacTAGGCATAGTGgtacaaacctataatcccagcaatcctcaggagactgaggcaggagagtcacaaatttgaggccaaccttagcgACTTAGTAACAcgttgtctcaagataaaaattaaaaagggttggggatatagtaaCCCAGGAGTAGAGCACTCCCTACTACCAAATGTTTAAatgttcaatccctactaccaaatgtttattaagcatctattatatatatgaaacaaagtCTAATACACATTGATTCCTGGTTTCTTGGCACTTGAAAGAAATTTTGaggtaaacaaaacaaacacattaaaatgtaCCACAGTCATTATTTAGCATTACTGGATATAATGATAGTTCTTCCACTTGACGAGTATATGATTGCACTAACCTTccctcaaaaaacaacaaaaagggctggggatattgctcagttggtagagcatgtgcctcacaagcacaaggccctgggttcaatccccagtaccgcaaaaaaaaaaaaaagtttaatagcATATAATTccaacaagaaagagaaagcaggagCACAAAGGTGAACCACAGCTTCTGCCTGATGGCATTGATGGCATTTGCTGACGGTGAAAAGACAGCTGAGAGGTATAGAGTAGCATTTCTGGTGGGGACAAGCAGATGGTTCTGCTATGGGACTCCTTTCAAATTTGCTGGGAACACTGGGAGGCAAGCTGCAATATCTGGTCAATTAACAGAGCTGGAAACATGAACACTTTTGGAGTAAAGTTACAAATTCTATTCCAAGTCAATCACCTAAGTAAACCAAAATATTCTGAAGCCTTTGTCCTAGACTATTAGCGTCCTCAGGTacctggaagaaagaaatgaaaattctctCTGAAAGACAGCATCCCAGACCTCCAAATGttcctaaaaatttatttttaaataaatcacttaATAAACAAAGATTAATAAGGCACATGATAATATAGCTAGAATCAAAAAAAGCAACAGACCATAGCAACAACCAGTGACTTCAGATACTGAAGTTATTGGAATGACTATAACACAATTATGCTTACCATTTTGTGGGGATAAATACAAGCTTTTAAGTTTCAGCAAGAAACTGGGAACCAGGttagggttatggctcagtggtagagcactcgcatagcatgtgtgaggcacagggttcgatcctcaacaccacatgaaaaaaataaaataagggtgttgtgttcatctacaactaaaaaatatatttaaaaaaattaaaaataaaaaaagaaactggaaacCATTTAGTGGCCACAATTCTTTTACTCCCTGTATCCATGCCCCCTTTGTAATGTGACTTTGTAGCTCTTTAAATCAAGAAGTAGAATTTTTCCCCTGTCCCTGACTCTGAACTTGTTTGACCAATAGAATATGGTACAAGTGAAAAGCCAGCAAAAGAATCACCAGAAATCatagaattgaaaaatataacCAAGCTTAAAACTCAGTAGAGTACTTAGCATATTAGACGCAACTGAAGAACTAATAAACTAGTAAGACGGGTCTGAAGAAACTtgtgaaaaatacacaaaataaagtaagaaacatAAGAGGTTCTAGTAAGTGGGCCTAACAGAGATTTCCACTGGAGCCTAGAGGAGAATATAGGATGGCACAGAAGCAGCACAGCTGAAAGAGACATAGCTACAAACTTCTCAGAACTGTTCAAAGAATACAATCCATTCATTCCAGGAACCTAGTGAAACTGAGCCAGGATAACTTGGTATTTACAAAAAGTGGCCACAATTCTTTTACTCCCTGTATCCATGCCCACTTTGTAATGTGACTTTGTAGCTCTTTAAATCAAGAAGTAGAGTTTTTCCCCTATCCCTGACTCTGAACTTGTTTGACCAATAGAATATGGTAGAAGTGAAAAGCCAGTTTGGAGAACCTAGACCTCAACAGACCTTcgatatgtcttttttttttttttggcactaggaattgaacccaggggcacttcaccacctACAACTACATCTCtgacactttctattttttattttgagacaggttctcattaagttgctgagtgtcTTGCTAAAgtgctgagtctggcttcaaatttgtgattctcctgcctcagcctctggagtcactgggattacaggtgtgtgcaacttTACATAGCTTAAATGTCCTTTTGAAATCCTGCTGTTGTCATAAAAACAAGGCCCAGATTAACCAACTGGTTGATAAGTGGCCTGTCATCTGGCCAGCCAACACACAAAAGCAGAGCAGCCCTACACAGTATGTGGGAACACCTGGAAGATGAGCATTTGGAACAGAACCATCCAGCTTGGCCCAAACCAAATCGCCAAATACAGAATTGTGAATTAAATAAGTGGCGTAGTTTATTTCACAGCAAATACTAAGGGACATaggtaaataaaagcaaatgcatATATACACCTCAAAATGAAGCTGCCAGAAAGTTAAAACAGAGCTGATACAgaggtccatgcctgtaatcccagcatctcaggagactgaggcaggaggattccaagttcaaagtcaactgcagcaacttagcaaaaccctgtctcaaaataaatattcaaaaaaagctggggatgttgctcattGGTTAaccacccctagattcaatccctagtacattaaaaaaaaaaaaattaaaaacaggttgAGTGCTAAAATTTTGGACAGAGAAATAATTTCTAGTATCCTCTTGATCTTTAAGAGttctaaatatttcaatttaatgACAGTGGGAAAGGCATACGTtctgggcaaaaaaaaaatgactatctAAAATGTAGTCCAGTTTGATGAAAATAACATAGTCAAAAGGTATGTTTACAGCTATGTTTACAGTTAGGAGCTCTGAGACAAGCAAGATGTAGGCTGTATTCCAGCTCCACCACTAACTTTGTGACCTTCTATTCAATCTTTGTACTTTAGatttttcatatgtaatataaataatatcCCCTTCTTATTAAGATTGTAAAATGCAAGTACAGTTGTGCCTGGTAGAAAGTAAACCCTAGGTGTTAACAACATTTATGCTACAGATAGGAGTCACTAAAACTATTGTATATGGGGGATTACCAGAGAATCAGAAGACTAGAACCAGAGTTAGAAGGTGCTTTTGAGGTCATCCAATCTTAATCtccattttatatgtgtgtgtattcccatttacaaaaatgtatatttatttatttatttttgtattctccatttttaacaattttatttcactttattattaGAAAGTTCTGATTCAAAGTCTACCTCTTTGGGACAGAGTACAATCTATTTCATCTTCTGAAAATTAGCTTTTCTAATAGGCTAAAGCAGCTAAGAGGTCTCCCATTATTAATGgcttcttataaaataaaatgtttagactCTGAAATCCTACTATCCTCCTCTGGGTACTTTGCATACCCCAGAactgagaagggagagaaaaggacaTATTTCCATAGGATTAACTCAACAAAGATCTATAATCCACAGCCTCATACCTGCCCTCAAATAAATAACATtctaaaaaacacaaacaaaaaataaatcacattctAGTTAGGGAAGCAGACAAATTAGTGTTATATAGAGATAAATATAGTATGCCACAGAGTATAGGATGAACAACTAACCAGGTTGTGTTTGTGGATGGATATCAGTGTGTGAGTCAGTTGTTCAGAGAAGTTTGCCAGGAAGAGATAATATCTGGCACCAGATgatgtggcacacacctgtaatcccagcaacttgggaggctgaagcaggaggatgcaAATTCGAGATCAACCTCATCAACACAGCAAGAcctcc comes from Sciurus carolinensis chromosome 10, mSciCar1.2, whole genome shotgun sequence and encodes:
- the Cops4 gene encoding COP9 signalosome complex subunit 4 isoform X2 — encoded protein: MAAAVRQDLAQLMNSSGSHKDLAGKYRQILEKAIQLTGAEQLEALKAFVEAMVNENVSLVISRQLLTDFCTHLPNLPDSTAKEIYHFTLEKIQPRVISFEEQVASIRQHLASIYEKEEDWRNAAQVLVGIPLETGQKQYNVDYKLETYLKIARLYLEDDDPVQAEAYINRASLLQNESTNEQLQIHYKVCYARVLDYRRKFIEAAQRYNELSYKTIVHESERLEALKHALHCTILASAGQQRSRMLATLFKDERCQQLAAYGILEKMYLDRIIRGNQLQEFAAMLMPHQKATTADGSSILDRAVIEHNLLSASKLYNNITFEELGALLEIPAAKHEKPCQHGTSRSNHFVSK
- the Cops4 gene encoding COP9 signalosome complex subunit 4 isoform X1; its protein translation is MAAAVRQDLAQLMNSSGSHKDLAGKYRQILEKAIQLTGAEQLEALKAFVEAMVNENVSLVISRQLLTDFCTHLPNLPDSTAKEIYHFTLEKIQPRVISFEEQVASIRQHLASIYEKEEDWRNAAQVLVGIPLETGQKQYNVDYKLETYLKIARLYLEDDDPVQAEAYINRASLLQNESTNEQLQIHYKVCYARVLDYRRKFIEAAQRYNELSYKTIVHESERLEALKHALHCTILASAGQQRSRMLATLFKDERCQQLAAYGILEKMYLDRIIRGNQLQEFAAMLMPHQKATTADGSSILDRAVIEHNLLSASKLYNNITFEELGALLEIPAAKAEKIASQMITEGRMNGFIDQIDGIVHFETREALPTWDKQIQSLCFQVNNLLEKISQTAPEWTAQAMEAQMAQ